The proteins below come from a single uncultured Carboxylicivirga sp. genomic window:
- the ricT gene encoding regulatory iron-sulfur-containing complex subunit RicT, with protein sequence MEEVKEQEQTGCTNCTSRCGKLNVFDWLGDLPESINSTSVVEVQFKNTRKGFYINSNGLKLTKGDVVAVEASPGHDIGTITLTGELVLLQMKKNNISPDTYEFKRVYRKAKPADVEKWEEAKNLEHETMLESRRISERLNLDMKIGDVEYQGDRTKAIFYYIADERVDFRELIKVLADRFKVRIEMRQIGARQEAGRIGGIGPCGRELCCSTWMTNFVSVTTNAARYQEISLNPQKLAGQCGKLKCCLNYELDAYLDAQADFPNTSIVLETEEGPYYHFKTDIFKRIMWYSTEKEYPAGVVEVSVDRVKEVIKINRRGKKIDELASEEFKRTSINAEPSYENVVGQDDLTRFDEDKKKKKRRPSPNRGGNKGRNQNNNRRRPNNQNNQNNTGNQNAQNSQSKQRKNDGNKKK encoded by the coding sequence ATGGAAGAAGTTAAAGAGCAAGAACAAACGGGATGTACCAATTGTACCAGTCGCTGTGGAAAACTAAATGTTTTTGACTGGTTGGGCGATTTACCCGAAAGCATAAATAGTACAAGCGTTGTTGAGGTTCAGTTTAAGAATACACGCAAAGGCTTTTATATTAACAGTAATGGATTAAAATTAACCAAGGGAGATGTGGTGGCTGTTGAAGCTTCACCAGGTCACGATATTGGTACCATTACTCTTACCGGTGAATTGGTTTTACTTCAAATGAAGAAAAACAATATTTCGCCAGATACTTATGAGTTTAAACGCGTGTATCGAAAAGCCAAACCTGCTGATGTCGAAAAGTGGGAAGAAGCCAAGAATCTGGAGCATGAAACTATGCTTGAATCCAGGAGAATTTCAGAGCGCTTAAATCTGGATATGAAAATTGGTGATGTTGAATATCAAGGAGACAGAACCAAGGCTATCTTTTATTATATTGCCGATGAGCGTGTCGACTTCCGTGAGTTGATTAAAGTATTAGCCGATCGTTTTAAAGTACGTATCGAGATGCGTCAGATCGGAGCACGTCAGGAAGCAGGTAGAATTGGAGGGATTGGTCCTTGTGGAAGAGAACTTTGCTGTTCTACCTGGATGACCAACTTTGTATCAGTTACAACCAATGCTGCACGTTATCAGGAAATTTCGTTAAATCCACAAAAATTAGCTGGTCAGTGTGGAAAACTCAAATGTTGCTTAAACTATGAGTTGGATGCTTATCTGGATGCTCAAGCAGATTTTCCTAATACAAGCATTGTGCTCGAAACTGAAGAAGGGCCTTATTATCATTTTAAAACGGATATTTTCAAACGCATTATGTGGTATAGCACCGAGAAGGAATATCCTGCCGGTGTAGTTGAGGTTTCGGTTGATCGTGTTAAAGAGGTGATAAAGATTAATCGCCGAGGTAAGAAAATTGATGAGTTGGCCAGTGAAGAGTTTAAGCGAACTTCGATTAATGCTGAGCCAAGTTACGAAAATGTGGTTGGTCAGGATGATTTAACTCGTTTCGATGAAGATAAAAAGAAGAAGAAACGTCGTCCATCCCCGAATCGTGGAGGAAACAAAGGT
- a CDS encoding DNA polymerase III subunit, whose protein sequence is MKFADVIGHQHIKKHLINMVNEERVSHAQMFTGPEGNGKLNMALAFAQFLNCQNRQENDSCGVCPSCVKYSKLVHPDLHFVFPVVKSPKHKNPVSDSYLEEWRKIVLTKKYFNLPQWYSFLESDKQGLIYSEESQNIIKKLSLKTFEAKYKVMIIWLPEKMHVAAANKLLKMLEEPPGGTVFILVSDNPSQVLGTIQSRTQMLKIPGISNDDVAAALADEFSIGLDEAQQFAKLAVGNYVAARELLDQSDERKFFFDMFVSLMRQAYQRKLFDLIDWCDQMNSQPKERLKSFLDFTLRLIRENFIMNIQEEDLLYLTAEERNFSTRFSPFINDNNVLQLSEEFSLAHSHLEQNGNARIILMDLCLKVIMLLKQ, encoded by the coding sequence ATGAAGTTTGCAGACGTAATAGGCCACCAACATATAAAGAAGCATTTGATTAACATGGTGAATGAAGAACGTGTGAGTCATGCTCAGATGTTTACCGGGCCTGAGGGGAATGGAAAGTTAAATATGGCTTTGGCTTTTGCTCAGTTTCTTAACTGCCAAAACCGTCAGGAGAATGATTCGTGTGGAGTGTGTCCTTCGTGTGTGAAATACAGTAAATTGGTTCATCCTGATTTGCATTTCGTGTTTCCGGTAGTAAAAAGTCCAAAACATAAAAATCCGGTTAGTGATTCGTACCTCGAAGAGTGGCGTAAAATTGTTCTTACGAAGAAGTATTTTAATCTTCCTCAGTGGTATTCATTTTTAGAGTCGGATAAACAAGGGTTAATTTATAGTGAGGAAAGCCAGAATATCATTAAAAAATTAAGTCTCAAAACATTTGAGGCTAAATATAAGGTGATGATTATCTGGTTGCCAGAGAAGATGCATGTGGCTGCTGCAAATAAGTTGCTGAAAATGTTGGAAGAGCCTCCGGGAGGAACCGTTTTTATTCTTGTTTCGGATAATCCATCTCAAGTATTAGGAACGATCCAAAGTAGAACTCAAATGCTAAAAATTCCGGGAATCAGTAACGATGATGTTGCTGCTGCTCTGGCTGACGAGTTTAGCATTGGTCTGGATGAAGCGCAACAGTTTGCTAAATTGGCGGTTGGTAATTATGTGGCGGCTCGCGAATTACTTGATCAGAGTGATGAACGCAAATTCTTTTTCGATATGTTTGTTAGTTTAATGCGGCAAGCCTATCAACGAAAATTATTTGATTTAATTGATTGGTGCGATCAAATGAATAGTCAGCCTAAAGAGCGTTTGAAAAGTTTTCTTGATTTTACACTACGTTTGATTAGAGAAAACTTCATAATGAACATTCAGGAAGAAGATTTATTGTATCTTACGGCAGAAGAACGCAATTTCTCAACACGATTTTCACCATTTATTAATGATAATAACGTATTGCAGTTGAGTGAAGAGTTTAGTTTAGCCCATTCTCATCTTGAACAAAATGGGAATGCTCGAATTATATTAATGGATTTGTGTTTAAAGGTTATCATGTTGCTTAAGCAATAA